The following coding sequences are from one Treponema bryantii window:
- a CDS encoding diacylglycerol/lipid kinase family protein has protein sequence MDLKLTPQDIAECISALVARNKLWSKKRVYLYFIANKTAGCFTNPQKSEHLKRFFSDVYDAIKDQPECATSVSYKIFSTEYAGHAKDLTQSVVAQLIATDEPDSESMIVTAGGDGTSLEVQTALFKEAMQGPKHNNAIMNHITILRLPLGTGNDGTDGHKIEETIELLKGGLVFANDRAVRIYPENEPDEAAIKSYGKNPAKYGDVKFCAPWYAFNIASIGLDAYVVHMTNTIKKKLPGNFYHLCVPLSGFTYDKVFPSGTVTIELFENRENKSGELNLPITLLAFGASGYRVYGGGHKILPDSNNLCITPKISLWTLIKDNHRFVDGSFKGTKLATLHSVEKIRLSYDKSILLQCDGETVLLTPAHFPIIMELTDPCLRVLKPVSL, from the coding sequence ATGGACTTAAAATTGACTCCACAGGATATTGCAGAATGCATAAGCGCTCTGGTTGCCCGAAATAAACTCTGGAGTAAAAAGAGAGTATATCTTTATTTTATTGCCAATAAGACTGCAGGCTGTTTTACAAATCCCCAGAAATCAGAACATCTTAAAAGATTCTTTTCTGATGTTTATGATGCTATTAAAGACCAGCCGGAATGTGCCACTTCTGTTTCCTATAAGATTTTTTCTACTGAATATGCAGGACACGCAAAGGATTTAACTCAATCAGTTGTTGCCCAGCTGATTGCAACTGATGAACCTGATTCAGAAAGCATGATTGTTACTGCAGGCGGAGATGGCACTTCTCTTGAAGTTCAGACTGCACTTTTTAAGGAAGCTATGCAGGGTCCTAAGCATAATAATGCAATTATGAATCATATTACGATTCTGCGTCTTCCACTTGGAACCGGTAATGATGGAACTGATGGCCACAAAATCGAAGAAACAATTGAACTGCTGAAGGGTGGCCTTGTTTTTGCTAATGACAGGGCTGTTCGTATTTACCCTGAGAATGAACCTGATGAAGCTGCTATAAAATCCTATGGGAAAAATCCGGCAAAATATGGTGATGTAAAGTTCTGTGCTCCGTGGTATGCCTTCAATATAGCCAGCATTGGACTTGATGCCTATGTAGTGCATATGACTAATACTATAAAGAAAAAACTTCCTGGAAATTTTTATCATCTATGTGTTCCATTGAGCGGCTTTACTTACGATAAAGTTTTTCCTTCAGGAACTGTAACCATTGAACTTTTTGAAAATAGAGAAAACAAGTCTGGAGAACTGAATTTACCTATTACTCTGCTTGCCTTTGGCGCTTCGGGGTACAGAGTTTATGGAGGCGGTCACAAGATTCTTCCTGATTCAAACAATCTGTGCATTACTCCAAAAATCTCACTATGGACTTTAATAAAGGATAATCATCGCTTTGTTGATGGTTCTTTTAAGGGAACTAAACTTGCTACTCTTCATAGTGTAGAAAAAATCCGGCTTTCTTATGATAAGTCTATTTTGCTGCAGTGTGATGGAGAAACTGTTCTTCTGACTCCTGCACATTTTCCAATCATTATGGAACTTACTGATCCATGTCTTAGGGTTCTCAAACCTGTCAGTTTGTGA
- the rsmI gene encoding 16S rRNA (cytidine(1402)-2'-O)-methyltransferase gives MAKLFVVGTPIGNLGDITYRAIETLKSVDYIAAEDTRHTLQLLNHFEIKKPLISCRAQNERVAGEKIVKLLEEGHDVAYASDAGTPGVSDPGAVLVDVVRQAGFDVVPIPGPAAFATLVSVAGTGGKTLIFEGFLSPKPGRRRSRLKELMETGNAVVIYESPFRITKLLADIADIESNRRIVVGRELTKLHEEITSGTAVDLYNDYSSRQAIKGEFAVFISGVKNIKNSDESTDN, from the coding sequence GTGGCAAAGCTTTTTGTTGTTGGAACACCGATAGGAAATCTTGGGGATATTACTTACAGAGCAATCGAAACGCTCAAAAGCGTAGATTATATTGCGGCTGAAGATACCCGCCATACGTTGCAGCTTTTAAATCATTTTGAGATTAAAAAGCCGCTTATTTCCTGCAGGGCCCAAAACGAAAGAGTTGCTGGGGAAAAGATAGTCAAACTGCTGGAAGAAGGACATGACGTTGCTTATGCTAGTGACGCAGGAACTCCTGGAGTTTCTGATCCGGGCGCTGTTCTTGTTGATGTTGTTCGCCAGGCAGGTTTTGATGTGGTGCCGATTCCAGGCCCTGCTGCGTTTGCAACTCTTGTGAGCGTTGCGGGTACGGGCGGTAAAACACTTATTTTTGAAGGCTTTCTTTCTCCAAAGCCAGGCAGACGTCGAAGCCGTCTGAAAGAGCTGATGGAAACCGGAAATGCGGTAGTAATTTACGAAAGTCCGTTCAGAATTACTAAACTTCTTGCGGACATTGCCGATATTGAAAGTAACCGGCGCATCGTTGTAGGACGTGAATTAACAAAACTGCACGAGGAAATAACCAGTGGAACGGCCGTTGACCTGTACAATGATTATTCTTCGCGACAAGCTATTAAAGGTGAGTTTGCAGTTTTTATTTCTGGTGTAAAAAATATTAAGAATTCTGATGAATCTACCGATAATTAA
- a CDS encoding AMP-dependent synthetase/ligase, with product MAEINNIPWKYLDDFRGSEFKGEWPTFPELLRIQAKRNGERPCFTAFDGPGDSKRTQTYNEVLANVTALADWLIENGLKKGDRVAVMGKNSPEWATAYLAALFASGIVVPVDNGLHEPEVVNIVNTAKPEFVFCDDDKAFYYKNNCPGVKIYSLNPEAGERYVYNLKAKAKPEPNEPATEYDTAAILFTSGTTGKPKGVMLSHRNLISDGFIAQRNFNHYNTDVFYALLPIHHAYTMQAAFINPLQTGASIVFGKSMAVSKLLKELKEGKITVMLGVPLLYNKLLSGIKRGIKSKGPVVAGFLAFVSWLSYMIKKIFHVNPGKRLFKTVLEQASIYTIRVAISGGGPLAASVCRQYNAMGIDFIQGYGLTETSPIIALNPVEHFKSESVGMSFAPYEEIKILNPEKVITKKGVEEVGEIAVKGPMVMQGYYNMPEETKAMFTEDGFLKTGDLGSIDSEGFIKLCGRAKNLIVTSGGKNVYPEEIEDAFQLYDEIQQITVRGYYADDEKTSEEIEALIYPSDDLYKSLGFERNNEFVQDEVLEAVQKIVAKVNKNFQAYSQISKVTLLKEPLEMTTSQKVKRNFVPKTY from the coding sequence ATGGCAGAAATAAATAATATTCCATGGAAGTACCTTGATGATTTTAGGGGCTCAGAGTTCAAAGGTGAATGGCCTACATTCCCTGAACTCCTTCGCATTCAGGCTAAAAGAAACGGAGAACGTCCGTGCTTTACAGCCTTTGATGGACCAGGAGATTCTAAGCGCACTCAAACCTACAACGAAGTTCTTGCGAATGTGACTGCACTTGCCGACTGGTTAATTGAAAACGGTCTTAAAAAAGGAGACCGGGTTGCCGTTATGGGAAAGAATTCTCCCGAATGGGCGACAGCTTACCTTGCTGCTCTTTTTGCAAGTGGTATTGTTGTTCCTGTTGATAACGGACTACACGAACCAGAAGTAGTAAATATCGTAAACACAGCAAAGCCTGAATTTGTTTTCTGTGACGACGATAAAGCTTTTTACTACAAAAACAATTGTCCCGGGGTTAAGATATATTCGCTGAATCCGGAAGCCGGCGAACGATATGTCTATAATCTGAAGGCAAAAGCTAAACCTGAACCAAATGAACCTGCTACCGAATATGATACTGCAGCCATTTTGTTCACCTCTGGAACAACAGGAAAGCCAAAAGGCGTAATGCTTTCTCACAGGAATCTTATTTCTGATGGCTTTATTGCACAGAGGAACTTTAATCACTATAACACAGATGTTTTCTACGCACTTCTTCCAATTCATCATGCATATACAATGCAGGCAGCCTTTATAAACCCGCTGCAGACCGGTGCTTCAATTGTATTCGGAAAGAGTATGGCTGTTTCTAAGCTGCTCAAAGAACTGAAAGAAGGAAAAATCACTGTCATGCTTGGTGTTCCTCTTCTATATAATAAGCTGCTTTCGGGAATCAAAAGAGGCATTAAATCAAAAGGACCTGTTGTTGCAGGGTTCCTCGCTTTTGTGAGCTGGCTTTCTTATATGATTAAAAAGATTTTCCATGTAAATCCTGGAAAACGGCTTTTTAAAACAGTCCTTGAACAGGCAAGTATTTATACAATCCGTGTTGCAATTTCGGGAGGCGGCCCTCTTGCTGCAAGTGTCTGCCGTCAGTACAACGCTATGGGTATTGATTTTATCCAGGGCTACGGTCTTACAGAAACTTCACCAATTATTGCATTAAACCCGGTTGAACACTTTAAGAGTGAAAGTGTCGGAATGTCTTTTGCACCTTACGAGGAAATCAAAATTCTTAATCCGGAAAAAGTGATTACCAAGAAGGGTGTTGAAGAAGTTGGTGAAATTGCAGTTAAAGGACCTATGGTTATGCAGGGCTACTATAATATGCCTGAAGAAACCAAGGCTATGTTTACTGAAGATGGATTCCTTAAAACAGGAGATCTTGGAAGCATCGACAGCGAAGGCTTTATTAAACTTTGCGGTCGTGCCAAGAATCTTATTGTAACAAGCGGTGGTAAGAACGTTTATCCTGAAGAAATTGAAGATGCATTCCAGTTGTATGATGAAATTCAGCAGATAACAGTTCGCGGTTATTATGCAGATGATGAAAAGACTTCTGAAGAGATTGAAGCACTTATTTATCCTAGTGATGATCTGTATAAATCACTAGGATTTGAACGTAATAATGAGTTTGTTCAGGATGAGGTGCTTGAAGCAGTTCAGAAAATAGTAGCCAAAGTAAACAAAAACTTCCAGGCTTACTCTCAGATTTCTAAAGTAACACTGCTAAAAGAACCTCTTGAAATGACAACTTCTCAGAAAGTAAAGAGAAATTTCGTGCCTAAGACTTACTAG
- a CDS encoding iron-containing alcohol dehydrogenase: MADLAFRINPNIILGPYTISRLGAQVHEWGSRYMVIMDPMLNEAQLAGQIMQSLIDRKIESFVFAELAEGPTTQVISRALGLAKEGHVHGIIAIGGEKAIQVGRAVAAYYNEVHDFYNFVDGALPTANAIPCICIPTTYRSPFMFTQDIPIVDSRSHQLKFLRVQGGVCKLVLTDPNLMLTLTDNQKSTLSIDLISIAVEAYLSQKANFFSDMFIEKGLEILSYALDGSPTLDITTPAEVLLAQAGCLISLGAAASSVGIGTLLSLSIYSRYHKSKSLISSILLPFQLEDVTKFKLAKVEKLAHIIRACPEEASGEDAAKQFIEYVRQKIAKSALPTRLKDLNLTIEQLSLPVEDIKAVNLMNNLPRSMTTDDLFDFVKLAY, translated from the coding sequence ATGGCAGATTTAGCATTCAGAATAAATCCAAATATTATTTTAGGGCCTTATACAATCAGCCGTCTTGGTGCTCAGGTTCATGAATGGGGCTCACGCTACATGGTAATCATGGATCCTATGCTCAATGAAGCACAGCTCGCCGGTCAGATTATGCAGTCTTTGATAGACCGTAAAATTGAAAGCTTTGTATTTGCAGAACTGGCCGAAGGTCCTACTACACAGGTTATTTCACGCGCACTCGGACTTGCTAAAGAAGGTCACGTTCACGGTATTATTGCAATTGGTGGAGAAAAAGCCATTCAGGTTGGACGTGCTGTTGCCGCTTATTACAACGAAGTTCATGATTTTTATAATTTCGTAGATGGAGCACTTCCTACAGCTAACGCAATTCCATGTATCTGTATTCCTACAACTTACAGAAGTCCTTTCATGTTTACACAGGACATTCCAATTGTAGATTCACGCAGCCATCAGCTTAAATTCCTTCGTGTTCAGGGTGGTGTATGCAAGCTCGTACTTACAGATCCTAATCTAATGCTCACACTTACAGATAACCAGAAATCTACACTTTCAATTGATTTGATTTCAATTGCAGTAGAAGCTTATCTTTCTCAGAAAGCAAACTTCTTCAGCGATATGTTTATAGAAAAGGGGCTCGAGATTCTTTCTTATGCACTCGATGGCTCTCCTACTCTGGATATTACAACTCCTGCAGAAGTTCTGCTTGCTCAGGCAGGCTGTCTGATTTCTCTTGGAGCTGCTGCTTCGAGCGTTGGAATTGGAACTCTGCTTTCTTTGAGTATATATTCTCGTTATCACAAGAGTAAGTCTCTTATTTCTTCTATTTTGCTGCCTTTCCAGCTTGAAGATGTAACAAAATTTAAGCTTGCAAAGGTTGAAAAGCTTGCTCATATTATCCGTGCATGCCCGGAAGAAGCTAGCGGTGAAGATGCTGCTAAACAGTTTATTGAGTATGTACGTCAGAAGATTGCAAAATCTGCCCTGCCTACCCGTCTAAAAGACTTAAACCTGACAATTGAACAACTGTCTTTGCCGGTTGAGGATATTAAGGCTGTTAATCTTATGAACAACCTGCCTCGCAGCATGACAACAGATGATTTGTTTGATTTTGTGAAGTTGGCTTACTAA
- a CDS encoding glycoside hydrolase family 9 protein, with the protein MKESEIFINQLGYRILDNKNVFVSKTAKGEAEQFSVCEKAGGKVVLTGPLIAAPDDEESGGGYFTGDFSAVQTPGEYYIQIGEEKSFPFTLSNNVYDELTLSTLKYFTDSRCGQGICHTGIAEVYGTGEQKNVQGGWHDAGDYGRYVVAGSKAVMDLLLGYKKCPQKFSGFDLLGEVRFELEWMLQMQREDGAVYHKISCYHFCPFIMPQEEKDQLVLAPVSTAATADFAGCLAYASGFYKESDPKFSAQLLQAAIKAQNYLFSHDDEFYINPPEITTGGYGDHDVRDERYFALCSLFAATGEKNYLSQALKYREDKKKDKPDPKHPWNCGWQEGFGWPFVSGYGTELLLENEDKLDADLISEIHSGIISQAEKYLETCDASAFKYCSKFVFWGSNGAICDLAHIMLMAFDLTGRKEFIKAAKAQIDFILGCNPLNYCYVTGAGTKSVVHPHHRPSGASKKVYPGMLAGGPCGALLDAYAKEHLAGQPALKCYADAEPSYSTNEVAIYWNSAFVYTLVRV; encoded by the coding sequence ATGAAAGAGTCAGAAATTTTTATCAATCAACTTGGTTATCGCATACTTGATAACAAAAACGTTTTCGTAAGTAAAACTGCAAAGGGTGAAGCAGAACAGTTTTCTGTTTGTGAAAAAGCGGGTGGAAAAGTAGTTCTGACTGGTCCTCTTATTGCAGCTCCGGACGATGAGGAATCGGGCGGTGGATATTTTACCGGCGATTTTTCTGCGGTTCAGACACCAGGTGAATATTATATCCAGATTGGCGAAGAAAAAAGCTTTCCTTTCACTCTTTCAAATAACGTTTATGATGAATTAACTCTTTCTACCTTAAAATATTTTACTGATTCACGCTGCGGGCAGGGAATCTGCCATACAGGAATTGCTGAAGTTTATGGAACTGGAGAACAGAAAAACGTTCAGGGGGGCTGGCATGATGCCGGTGACTATGGACGTTATGTTGTTGCCGGGTCAAAAGCCGTAATGGATTTATTGCTCGGCTATAAGAAATGCCCTCAGAAATTTTCAGGCTTTGATCTTCTTGGTGAAGTTCGTTTTGAACTTGAATGGATGCTTCAGATGCAGAGGGAAGATGGCGCGGTTTATCATAAGATTTCCTGCTATCATTTCTGTCCTTTTATAATGCCTCAGGAAGAAAAAGATCAGCTTGTACTGGCTCCTGTTTCTACTGCAGCTACAGCTGATTTTGCAGGCTGTCTTGCTTATGCGAGTGGTTTTTATAAGGAAAGTGATCCAAAATTTTCAGCTCAGCTTCTGCAGGCTGCAATCAAAGCTCAGAATTATCTTTTTTCACATGATGATGAATTTTATATCAATCCTCCGGAAATAACTACGGGCGGTTATGGTGACCATGATGTCCGCGATGAACGTTATTTTGCCCTTTGTTCTCTCTTTGCAGCTACAGGAGAGAAAAATTATCTTTCTCAAGCGCTGAAATATCGTGAAGACAAGAAGAAAGATAAACCTGATCCAAAGCATCCCTGGAACTGTGGCTGGCAGGAAGGTTTTGGATGGCCTTTTGTTTCGGGCTATGGTACAGAGCTTCTTTTGGAAAATGAAGATAAGCTGGATGCAGACCTTATTTCAGAGATTCACAGTGGAATAATTTCGCAGGCAGAAAAATATCTTGAAACCTGTGATGCATCGGCTTTTAAATACTGTTCAAAATTTGTTTTCTGGGGCAGTAATGGTGCAATCTGTGATCTTGCGCATATAATGCTCATGGCTTTTGATTTAACAGGTAGAAAAGAATTCATAAAAGCTGCAAAGGCTCAGATAGACTTTATTCTTGGCTGCAATCCTTTGAATTACTGCTATGTTACAGGTGCTGGAACAAAATCTGTTGTACATCCTCATCACAGACCAAGTGGTGCAAGTAAAAAGGTTTATCCGGGAATGCTTGCAGGCGGGCCATGTGGTGCTCTTCTTGATGCTTATGCAAAAGAACATCTTGCAGGGCAACCGGCTCTTAAGTGCTATGCCGATGCAGAACCAAGTTATAGTACTAACGAAGTTGCAATTTACTGGAATTCTGCTTTTGTTTATACACTTGTAAGAGTATAA
- a CDS encoding C40 family peptidase yields the protein MMIIDKAKAFLTEKSARAAAKKTLSLMLLVFCMCCIKLCAEDTSPAEAQVMREQFVTEAKKHVGAPYVLGAIGPDKFDCSGLVYYTARESIKKQLPRTAKALYNYCRIVPDKDKEVGDLLFFKTNNTAPITHVGIYIGNNQFISAISDGPNTGVIISSLKQDYWKPKYVACGQFLPSGKRKANSDSNETDFEEEDFVDEKKSSGNSGSNISFKGSSYYNPKAEGLDVLVADASLFCDWSLISPNSFMFQWRGIDLHTNVRYTKWPLEPGFGLGFRFNYGMGVFQIPLMFSATVNDYFRFYAGPVITFGNARMMVTGEDVKASVFPGIIGVSLSTPSIAIGKAKAQLVQDISYTVFNRPDNSALSFTNSISSGLVFFTGVRVTLGIGSLFK from the coding sequence ATGATGATTATAGATAAGGCTAAGGCTTTTTTAACTGAAAAAAGTGCCCGAGCGGCTGCTAAAAAAACACTTTCTCTTATGCTTCTTGTTTTCTGCATGTGTTGTATAAAACTTTGCGCAGAAGATACAAGTCCTGCTGAAGCACAGGTTATGCGTGAACAGTTTGTTACTGAAGCAAAAAAGCATGTCGGAGCACCTTATGTACTTGGTGCAATCGGCCCGGATAAATTTGACTGTTCTGGTCTTGTTTATTATACCGCTCGTGAATCAATCAAAAAGCAGCTTCCTCGTACTGCAAAGGCTCTTTATAACTATTGCCGTATTGTTCCAGATAAGGATAAGGAAGTTGGTGATCTTCTTTTTTTCAAAACAAATAATACTGCACCAATCACACATGTTGGCATTTATATAGGAAATAATCAGTTTATTTCTGCTATAAGTGATGGCCCTAATACCGGCGTTATTATTTCATCTCTTAAACAGGATTACTGGAAGCCGAAATATGTTGCCTGCGGACAATTTTTGCCTTCAGGTAAGCGAAAGGCAAATTCAGATTCTAATGAAACGGATTTTGAAGAAGAAGATTTTGTTGATGAAAAGAAATCTTCTGGAAACTCTGGCAGTAATATAAGCTTTAAAGGCAGCAGTTATTATAATCCAAAGGCAGAAGGTCTTGATGTCCTTGTAGCAGATGCCTCTCTTTTCTGTGACTGGTCTTTGATATCTCCTAATTCCTTTATGTTCCAGTGGCGTGGTATTGATTTACATACAAACGTGCGTTACACAAAATGGCCTCTGGAGCCAGGATTTGGTCTCGGTTTCAGATTTAATTATGGAATGGGTGTTTTCCAGATTCCGCTTATGTTCTCTGCAACTGTAAATGATTATTTCAGATTCTATGCGGGCCCGGTAATTACTTTTGGAAATGCACGAATGATGGTAACTGGAGAAGACGTAAAGGCTTCTGTATTCCCGGGAATTATAGGAGTATCACTTTCAACTCCGTCTATCGCAATTGGAAAGGCAAAAGCTCAACTTGTTCAGGATATAAGTTATACTGTTTTCAACAGACCTGATAATTCTGCGCTTTCCTTTACAAATTCTATATCTTCCGGTCTTGTATTTTTTACAGGTGTCAGGGTAACTTTGGGTATTGGAAGTTTGTTTAAATAG
- a CDS encoding TrmH family RNA methyltransferase has product MIEPGKLFQLEGGQKRRKLALTFGALERDILGIAEKGTEYTFTSLPRAEYIRQVAAVLLRDPKLSEEAGARLRTLLQTEPLDELRVCNYARNTLLELLGTFPAEWDLVIAPHADPTTEDGTVRARDFFPGVCVYAEDIRSPFNIGSIFRTAEAMGAEKVLISPHCIDPEQPRAIRSGMGCIETMGWDRVPLEQLPSDIPVFALETGGTPIEEFKFPERGICIIGSEELGVSPEALARATYGTVTIPMKGLKASLNVGVAFGILMQKWVESLQ; this is encoded by the coding sequence ATGATAGAACCCGGCAAACTTTTTCAACTTGAGGGCGGACAGAAACGCCGTAAATTAGCACTTACATTTGGAGCGCTTGAGCGCGATATTCTCGGAATTGCAGAAAAAGGTACGGAGTATACTTTTACGAGTTTGCCGCGCGCCGAATATATACGGCAGGTTGCGGCTGTGTTACTGCGGGATCCTAAATTGAGCGAGGAAGCCGGCGCGCGGCTGCGCACGCTGCTGCAGACAGAACCACTCGACGAGCTTCGTGTGTGCAACTACGCCCGCAACACTCTGTTAGAGCTGCTCGGGACATTTCCTGCGGAGTGGGACCTTGTAATCGCGCCACATGCTGACCCGACCACAGAAGACGGCACCGTCCGCGCCCGCGACTTCTTCCCAGGCGTATGTGTATATGCTGAAGACATCCGCTCGCCATTTAACATCGGTTCAATTTTCCGTACCGCCGAAGCAATGGGCGCCGAAAAAGTTTTAATTTCACCGCATTGTATCGATCCTGAACAGCCTCGTGCAATCCGCTCAGGAATGGGCTGTATAGAAACCATGGGCTGGGACCGTGTTCCCCTTGAACAGCTGCCATCAGATATTCCCGTTTTCGCGCTGGAAACCGGCGGAACCCCAATCGAAGAGTTCAAGTTTCCTGAACGCGGCATCTGCATCATAGGCTCCGAGGAACTTGGAGTAAGCCCCGAGGCCCTCGCCCGCGCCACCTACGGCACAGTAACAATCCCAATGAAAGGGCTTAAAGCTTCATTAAACGTTGGTGTGGCATTTGGAATTTTAATGCAAAAATGGGTAGAGTCGCTGCAATAG
- a CDS encoding flagellar biosynthesis anti-sigma factor FlgM, which yields MMINGVNSVNPLNNVQNLRKTESSAKVDREYDSISVSDEAKEMAEAYYLEKVANETPDVRADRVAAVKEKLKDPNYLNDAVIKSAADKFLSAIGL from the coding sequence ATGATGATAAATGGTGTAAACAGTGTAAATCCACTGAACAATGTTCAGAATCTCCGCAAAACCGAAAGCTCTGCAAAGGTAGACCGCGAATACGATTCTATCAGCGTATCTGACGAAGCCAAAGAGATGGCTGAAGCTTACTACCTGGAAAAAGTTGCAAATGAAACTCCAGATGTAAGAGCAGATCGCGTAGCAGCCGTTAAAGAAAAGCTCAAGGATCCAAATTATTTGAATGATGCCGTAATTAAATCGGCAGCAGACAAATTCCTGTCTGCAATTGGACTCTAA
- a CDS encoding YkgJ family cysteine cluster protein, translating to MENENSENCFYKNGLHFECQRCSYCCGHSPGFVYLSKRDLMTLCSHFNMKVSEFVAKYCRWADYYYGTQVLALLEKKNYDCILWENGCSAYEARPVQCSTYPFWSWMIADEKTWNECAAECPGMNKGCVWPYEEIEKNKKAYTDNVPLHREEVEAMIANGE from the coding sequence ATGGAAAACGAAAACTCTGAAAACTGCTTTTATAAAAATGGACTCCACTTTGAATGCCAGCGCTGCTCTTATTGCTGCGGTCATTCTCCTGGCTTTGTATATCTTTCTAAACGAGATTTAATGACTCTCTGTTCTCACTTTAACATGAAAGTATCTGAGTTTGTTGCAAAATACTGCCGCTGGGCAGATTATTATTATGGAACTCAGGTACTGGCTCTTCTTGAAAAAAAGAATTACGACTGTATTCTCTGGGAAAACGGCTGTTCTGCTTATGAGGCTAGACCTGTTCAGTGTTCAACTTATCCATTCTGGTCATGGATGATTGCTGATGAAAAGACCTGGAACGAATGTGCCGCCGAGTGTCCTGGTATGAACAAAGGATGCGTGTGGCCATATGAGGAAATCGAAAAAAACAAAAAGGCTTATACAGATAATGTACCTCTTCACAGAGAAGAGGTAGAAGCAATGATTGCTAACGGAGAATAG